The Zalophus californianus isolate mZalCal1 chromosome 7, mZalCal1.pri.v2, whole genome shotgun sequence genome includes a region encoding these proteins:
- the LOC113927787 gene encoding CCAAT/enhancer-binding protein gamma-like: MSKRAQQNSTPGRRIIHIQAHASNLQHPQLVPTGPGGEDKAVPPSKQSKKSSPLDRNSDEHPQHRERNNMAVKSKQKAQDALQRVNQLKEENEWLEAKIKLLTKELSVLKDWFLEGTHNLADKVQPSSTENTTSDNAG, encoded by the coding sequence atgagcaagagagcacagcaGAACAGTACTCCGGGAAGACGAATTATTCATATTCAGGCTCATGCCAGCAACTTACAGCATCCTCAGCTGGTGCCTACTGGCCCTGGGGGTGAGGACAAAGCTGTGCCTCCAAGCAAGCAAAGCAAAAAGAGTTCGCCCCTGGATCGCAACAGTGATGAGCATCCTCAACATAGGGAGAGGAACAACATGGCTGTGAAAAGCAAGCAGAAAGCACAGGATGCACTGCAGAGAGTAAATCAGCTCAAAGAAGAGAATGAATGGCTGGAAGCAAAAATTAAATTGCTGACCAAGGAATTAAGTGTACTGAAAGATTGGTTTCTTGAGGGCACACACAACCTTGCAGATAAGGTGCAACCCAGTAGCACTGAAAATACAACTTCTGATAATGCAGGATAG